Proteins found in one Lysinibacillus fusiformis genomic segment:
- the metE gene encoding 5-methyltetrahydropteroyltriglutamate--homocysteine S-methyltransferase yields MTYTSTLIGYPYIGEDREWKKALELFWRNELSEEDFEERLKKIRLARIDKQLQLGIEMVTVGDFTYYDRMLDTALMFGLVPKRFNWQGGKVDLHTYYSVARGNKTAVASEMTKWFNTNYHYIVPEYEGQTLQLTENKVLADFLETKEAFGIITKPTLIGPYTFCKLTKGYNKLTQVEYLLALLPLYTQVLKELVDAGATWIQLEEPSLVTTLDPAEIKLVQEIYDQSAVAVPGAKIMLQTYFEALCAYETLITLPVQGFGLDFVHGYKGNMESLRQFGFPQDKVLAIGVVNGRDIWRSNLAEVNATIQAIEQLSHAEELWIQPSSNLQHVPITTSLENELDPVLKQALAFADEKIVEITGLTKFRRDKDGSLQHNFSESMKAIEALKNHPIRQNKLIHQAVQTVTTQDFERHSDFTQRQNIQQQALALPLFPTTTIGSFPQSDEVKRNRNAWRKKQLANEDYEAFIEEETKRWITIQEDLDIDVLVHGEFERTDMVEYFGEKLTGFAFTEKAWVVSYGSRCVKPPIIYGDVAWASPITVKESAYAQSLTKRFVKGMLTGPVTILNWSFVRDDLSRQDVAYQIALALRKEVEALENAGISIIQVDEPALREGLPLRKEEWGAYLDWAVNSFKLATSSVKDETQIHTHMCYCEFNDFIEPISALDADVISIETSRSHGELITSLQVQPYKKGIGLGVYDIHSPRVPSEEEMLTIMKDSLQVLDRHQFWVNPDCGLKTRKETETVAALANMVAATKTLRQAVQQSTSR; encoded by the coding sequence ATGACCTATACAAGCACACTCATCGGTTACCCCTATATAGGGGAGGATCGCGAATGGAAAAAAGCATTAGAATTATTTTGGCGTAATGAACTTTCTGAAGAGGACTTTGAGGAAAGATTAAAGAAGATTCGTTTAGCGAGAATCGACAAGCAGCTACAATTGGGTATCGAAATGGTGACAGTTGGTGATTTTACGTATTACGATAGAATGTTAGATACGGCTTTGATGTTTGGTCTAGTACCAAAACGCTTTAACTGGCAAGGTGGTAAAGTCGATTTACATACCTACTACAGTGTAGCAAGAGGGAATAAAACAGCCGTAGCGAGTGAAATGACAAAATGGTTTAATACCAATTATCACTATATTGTTCCTGAGTATGAGGGACAAACCTTACAACTAACAGAAAATAAAGTGTTAGCTGACTTTTTAGAGACGAAAGAAGCATTCGGGATCATCACGAAGCCGACATTGATTGGTCCCTATACATTTTGCAAGTTAACAAAAGGCTACAACAAATTAACACAGGTTGAATACTTATTAGCCTTATTACCGCTCTATACGCAGGTATTAAAAGAGTTAGTGGATGCAGGTGCCACTTGGATTCAGCTAGAAGAGCCATCCCTTGTTACAACTCTTGATCCAGCAGAGATAAAGCTGGTGCAAGAAATTTACGACCAATCAGCCGTTGCCGTTCCAGGGGCTAAGATTATGCTACAAACTTATTTTGAAGCATTATGTGCCTATGAAACATTGATTACGCTGCCTGTTCAAGGGTTTGGCCTAGACTTTGTTCATGGCTATAAAGGGAATATGGAGTCACTGCGTCAATTCGGTTTCCCGCAGGATAAAGTATTGGCAATTGGGGTTGTAAATGGCCGTGATATTTGGCGTTCAAACCTTGCAGAGGTCAACGCAACGATTCAAGCCATTGAACAGCTAAGTCATGCCGAAGAGCTATGGATTCAACCATCAAGTAACCTACAGCATGTTCCAATCACAACCTCTCTTGAAAATGAACTTGACCCTGTTTTAAAGCAGGCTTTGGCCTTCGCAGATGAAAAAATCGTAGAAATCACGGGGCTGACTAAATTTAGACGAGATAAAGATGGTTCCTTACAACATAATTTTTCAGAAAGTATGAAGGCGATTGAGGCTCTAAAAAATCATCCAATCCGCCAAAACAAGTTGATTCATCAAGCTGTTCAAACTGTGACAACGCAAGATTTTGAACGACACAGTGATTTTACGCAACGTCAAAATATACAACAACAGGCCTTAGCGTTACCACTGTTCCCAACGACTACAATCGGTAGCTTCCCACAATCTGATGAGGTGAAAAGAAATCGTAATGCTTGGCGAAAGAAACAACTAGCAAATGAAGACTATGAGGCATTTATAGAAGAGGAAACTAAGCGCTGGATCACTATACAAGAGGACCTAGATATCGATGTACTCGTTCATGGTGAATTTGAGCGTACAGACATGGTAGAATATTTTGGTGAAAAACTGACTGGCTTTGCCTTTACAGAAAAAGCATGGGTCGTTTCATACGGGTCACGCTGTGTGAAGCCTCCGATCATTTATGGAGATGTTGCGTGGGCCTCACCCATTACCGTAAAAGAATCAGCCTATGCTCAAAGCCTAACAAAGCGATTTGTAAAAGGCATGCTGACAGGGCCTGTGACGATATTAAATTGGTCGTTTGTACGCGATGATCTTTCCCGTCAAGATGTCGCTTATCAAATTGCATTAGCACTTCGCAAAGAGGTGGAAGCACTAGAAAACGCAGGTATTTCGATTATTCAAGTGGATGAACCAGCACTAAGAGAAGGCTTACCGCTTCGAAAAGAAGAGTGGGGGGCTTACTTAGATTGGGCTGTCAATTCCTTCAAGCTTGCTACATCTAGTGTCAAAGATGAAACACAAATCCATACACATATGTGTTACTGCGAATTTAATGATTTCATCGAACCGATTAGCGCACTAGATGCAGATGTGATTTCCATTGAAACATCGCGAAGCCATGGGGAACTCATCACGTCACTACAAGTGCAACCTTATAAAAAAGGAATAGGTTTAGGTGTCTATGATATTCATAGCCCACGTGTACCAAGTGAGGAAGAAATGCTCACTATTATGAAAGATAGTTTACAGGTTCTTGATCGCCATCAATTTTGGGTGAATCCAGATTGTGGCTTAAAGACTAGAAAAGAAACAGAAACCGTTGCAGCTTTAGCCAATATGGTTGCTGCTACTAAAACATTGCGTCAAGCCGTACAACAATCTACATCAAGATAA
- the nikA gene encoding nickel ABC transporter substrate-binding protein, whose protein sequence is MRLTKYLLPLLLVLTFSLLAGCTSTDEEKGKTATPQTNGKMITIGWPLDVGPLNPHTYLPNQMTAQAMVYESLVEYNDDGTVTPKLAESWDISEDKTSYTFHLRKDVKYSDGTAFNADNVIRNFDAVLANRDMHSWMGMVNHMKEVVKVDDFTIRLQLDEPYYPVLNELAFVRPFRFLGDNGFPEGDTTQDSIKEPIGTGPWVLTEYKKDEYALFSRNENYWGEKPLVEQIKVKIIPDSESISLAFENEELDLIYGRGIISLDNYTYLKDSGKYKTATSEPLSTKALLFNTQSGPLAELKVRQAIQYAINKEQMVDSITHGTEKVANTLFWDAIPYANIDLAPILYNPEKAQQLLDEAGWTLQNGEKIRSKNGQPLSLDLIYIASDAIQKPMAELMQGELAKIGVQLNLEGADVMVGLQKLMDDQVDINFWRTNGPPTDPHSFANESATPNASGVYEAKLGLPNAKEIDTKIHQLLVGTDEEERVQLYTDILTMFHDQALFYPISYETNNVIYQPYLKDFAPRASEYDIPYAQMATEK, encoded by the coding sequence ATGAGATTGACTAAGTATTTACTTCCTTTACTGCTTGTGCTGACGTTCAGTTTACTTGCTGGCTGTACAAGCACGGATGAAGAAAAGGGGAAGACAGCGACACCACAAACAAATGGAAAAATGATAACAATTGGCTGGCCATTAGATGTCGGTCCATTGAATCCTCATACATATTTACCGAATCAAATGACTGCCCAAGCCATGGTCTATGAATCCTTGGTGGAATACAATGATGATGGCACGGTTACGCCAAAGCTAGCAGAAAGCTGGGACATCTCAGAGGACAAAACTTCGTATACTTTCCATTTAAGAAAAGATGTGAAGTATTCAGATGGAACTGCTTTTAATGCCGATAATGTCATTCGTAATTTTGATGCCGTTTTAGCGAATCGAGACATGCATTCTTGGATGGGCATGGTCAACCATATGAAAGAGGTTGTAAAGGTGGATGATTTTACCATTCGTCTGCAATTGGATGAACCCTATTATCCTGTCTTAAACGAACTTGCCTTTGTCAGACCTTTCCGCTTTTTAGGGGATAACGGATTCCCAGAAGGCGATACGACGCAAGATTCTATCAAGGAACCGATTGGGACAGGCCCATGGGTGTTAACTGAATACAAAAAGGACGAATATGCATTATTTAGTCGCAATGAAAACTATTGGGGTGAAAAACCACTAGTAGAACAAATAAAAGTAAAAATTATTCCTGATTCAGAATCTATTTCATTGGCATTTGAAAACGAAGAATTAGATTTAATTTATGGTCGTGGCATTATTAGTTTAGATAACTATACGTATTTAAAAGACAGTGGGAAATATAAAACAGCTACCTCTGAGCCTTTGTCTACGAAAGCACTGCTGTTCAATACACAATCTGGCCCGTTAGCTGAATTAAAGGTGCGTCAAGCCATTCAATATGCTATTAATAAGGAGCAAATGGTAGACAGTATTACACATGGTACAGAGAAAGTGGCAAACACATTGTTCTGGGATGCGATTCCTTATGCCAATATAGATTTAGCGCCTATATTATACAATCCGGAAAAAGCGCAACAATTGCTAGATGAGGCAGGGTGGACGTTACAGAATGGAGAAAAAATTCGTTCGAAAAACGGACAACCATTATCATTAGATTTAATTTACATTGCATCCGATGCGATTCAAAAACCAATGGCAGAATTAATGCAAGGTGAATTAGCGAAAATTGGCGTACAGTTGAATTTAGAAGGTGCAGATGTGATGGTCGGTCTACAAAAATTGATGGATGACCAGGTAGATATTAATTTCTGGCGTACCAATGGACCGCCAACAGACCCTCATAGCTTTGCAAATGAATCAGCTACACCAAATGCTAGTGGTGTGTATGAGGCGAAATTAGGCTTACCAAATGCCAAAGAAATTGATACGAAAATTCACCAATTATTAGTAGGGACAGATGAAGAGGAACGCGTGCAGCTTTATACGGATATTTTAACGATGTTCCATGACCAAGCACTATTCTATCCAATATCTTACGAAACAAATAATGTGATTTATCAACCATATCTAAAGGATTTTGCCCCACGTGCATCTGAATACGATATACCTTATGCACAAATGGCTACAGAAAAATAA
- the nikB gene encoding nickel ABC transporter permease, translating to MYESTWMFCLKRILTLPFVLLGVSILTFVFIRFVPVEPAEVILRLARVAPTEEAIQALREELGTDKSFLLQYLLWGKGVLQLDFGTSFVSKLPVAHELLAKLPATIELAIAAFVLILGLSIPFGVISALYKHAIIDKIIRFFTILSVSIPTFWLGFLLLYLFSLKLGFFPTNGKGTLSHLVLPAFTLALPTIGLFVQFIRSTILEELQQQYVQYAQLRGLKRSVILMRHVLRNAAIPLTSLLGMTLGNLLGGAVIVEQVFSWPGLGRYLIESIMNRDYPVVQCYVLIIAVIYVLANLCTDILHRLLDPHLMMKGRRD from the coding sequence ATGTATGAGTCGACATGGATGTTTTGTTTAAAAAGAATTTTGACATTGCCCTTTGTCTTATTAGGCGTTTCCATCCTAACCTTTGTATTTATTCGTTTCGTTCCAGTAGAGCCTGCTGAAGTCATTCTACGTTTGGCAAGAGTTGCGCCAACAGAGGAAGCCATTCAGGCATTACGTGAAGAACTAGGGACGGACAAGTCGTTTCTTCTTCAATATTTACTATGGGGAAAAGGCGTATTACAGCTAGATTTCGGCACATCTTTTGTTAGTAAATTACCCGTGGCACATGAGCTACTTGCGAAATTACCCGCAACCATTGAATTAGCGATTGCTGCGTTTGTCCTCATTTTAGGGCTAAGTATCCCATTTGGGGTGATAAGCGCATTGTATAAGCACGCTATCATCGATAAAATCATTCGATTCTTTACCATCCTGAGTGTGTCGATTCCAACCTTTTGGCTAGGTTTCCTACTACTCTATTTATTCAGCTTGAAATTAGGATTCTTTCCGACAAATGGGAAGGGCACACTATCTCATTTAGTTTTACCTGCATTCACTCTGGCTTTACCAACAATTGGCTTGTTCGTTCAATTTATCCGTTCAACCATCCTAGAAGAATTACAGCAGCAATATGTTCAATATGCACAGTTAAGAGGATTAAAACGCTCTGTGATTCTTATGCGTCATGTGTTGCGAAATGCTGCTATTCCATTGACATCCCTGTTAGGCATGACCCTTGGGAATCTACTAGGTGGAGCCGTCATTGTGGAGCAGGTTTTTAGCTGGCCAGGACTCGGCAGGTACTTAATAGAATCCATTATGAACAGGGATTACCCAGTTGTACAATGCTATGTATTAATTATCGCTGTAATCTATGTGCTTGCCAATTTATGCACAGATATATTGCATCGTTTATTGGACCCTCATCTAATGATGAAGGGCAGGAGAGATTAA
- a CDS encoding ABC transporter permease subunit gives MNFVRTKSSNLIGFISLSLLVIIGLSGLFAPILMPHDPLAVDIAKKFSVPSWDYPLGTDHLGRCILSRLLLGIRYSLGSALVIQLVAIVLAILLGAFVALKRGLIDFLFIRLCDILLAFPTLVLAFGLLGILGPSLKNVLIALIFTQLIYYARMVRSLCIGMNEKNFVQAARISGTTGIQLIRRHYIPNILPSIVTIVALDIGKVILEIAGFSFIGLGVQAPIPEWGMMINEGKQYMRQHPELMLYPGLAIILVVLLFNQLANRLKKLD, from the coding sequence ATGAACTTCGTACGAACAAAAAGTAGCAATTTGATAGGATTCATTAGTCTATCGCTCCTTGTTATCATTGGCTTGTCGGGGCTATTTGCGCCAATTTTAATGCCACACGACCCTTTAGCTGTCGATATAGCTAAGAAATTTTCGGTTCCGTCTTGGGACTATCCATTAGGTACAGATCATTTAGGAAGGTGTATCTTGTCACGCCTCCTTTTAGGTATTCGTTATTCATTAGGATCAGCGCTCGTCATTCAGCTAGTTGCCATTGTTTTAGCTATCCTACTAGGTGCTTTTGTAGCGTTGAAAAGGGGCTTAATCGATTTTCTTTTTATTCGACTATGTGATATTTTATTAGCCTTTCCGACACTTGTACTTGCATTTGGGCTATTAGGTATATTAGGCCCTAGCTTAAAAAATGTTTTAATAGCACTCATTTTTACACAGCTTATTTATTATGCAAGAATGGTCCGAAGTTTGTGTATCGGCATGAATGAGAAAAACTTTGTTCAAGCTGCAAGGATTTCAGGCACTACAGGTATCCAATTAATTAGACGCCATTATATACCCAATATACTGCCATCTATTGTCACGATTGTTGCATTAGATATCGGGAAGGTGATTTTAGAAATTGCGGGCTTTTCCTTTATCGGACTTGGCGTGCAGGCACCGATTCCAGAATGGGGCATGATGATCAACGAAGGAAAGCAATACATGAGACAGCATCCTGAATTAATGCTTTATCCTGGACTTGCCATCATCCTTGTTGTGTTATTGTTTAATCAGTTAGCAAATCGTTTAAAAAAGCTTGATTAG
- a CDS encoding ABC transporter ATP-binding protein: MEKVLEVKDLTVKMGEKNILTSINLTAYKGRVLGIIGESGSGKTMLCHAIMQTLPSLAHVTQGEVLYQQENLLNVSAAKLRTYRGRHLSMILQNPSTAFDRIQTIESHFRETLKAHFKLTKKEMRQIALDALNKVHLSHPEQLLSYYPFQLSGGMLQRVMIALSLAIQASLYIADEPTTALDTINQKQVLTLFDCIRSETDAAILLVTHDLGVIAELADDVAVMYQGEIIEQTNVFDFFDAPQHPYTKKLLQARMLF; this comes from the coding sequence ATGGAGAAAGTTTTAGAAGTGAAAGACCTCACAGTCAAAATGGGGGAGAAAAATATATTAACCTCTATCAATCTGACAGCTTATAAAGGGAGAGTCTTAGGAATTATAGGGGAAAGTGGCAGTGGAAAGACCATGCTTTGCCATGCCATCATGCAAACATTACCGTCCTTAGCACATGTCACCCAAGGTGAAGTACTCTATCAGCAAGAAAATTTATTGAACGTTTCAGCTGCTAAATTGAGAACTTATCGTGGCCGGCATCTTTCGATGATTTTGCAAAACCCATCTACTGCATTCGATCGTATTCAAACGATTGAAAGTCATTTTCGAGAAACATTAAAAGCACACTTTAAGCTGACCAAAAAGGAAATGAGACAGATTGCCCTTGATGCTCTGAATAAAGTCCATTTATCTCATCCAGAGCAGCTTTTGTCCTACTATCCTTTTCAGTTAAGTGGAGGCATGCTACAGCGAGTGATGATTGCCCTATCATTGGCGATACAAGCTTCTCTCTACATTGCAGATGAACCTACGACTGCTCTTGATACTATCAATCAAAAACAAGTATTAACACTTTTTGATTGTATTCGCTCAGAAACAGATGCTGCCATACTCCTTGTCACGCATGATTTAGGTGTCATTGCTGAACTTGCTGACGATGTGGCTGTGATGTATCAAGGAGAAATCATTGAGCAAACGAATGTTTTTGATTTTTTTGATGCGCCTCAGCATCCCTATACAAAGAAGCTTTTACAAGCAAGAATGCTATTTTAG
- a CDS encoding ABC transporter ATP-binding protein, whose translation MTLLDVKNIDMHYAQRPALFQRRQKIPVLQKMSFSLQEGECLGIVGQSGSGKSTLGRIILGIERPTNGELLFQGINLYEAPSKEKKMIRRNLQAVFQNSYHSFNPKQTIFEILEEPFLNFEHFSKAERQQKVRELLDCVELEWAMAQNYPSQLSGGQQQRVNIARALALKPKLIVLDEAISSLDMILQKTIIELLQSLQKELQLAYLFISHDLQATRFMSDRILVMQHGQLVEEIGKDGAYQHPASQELYNAILPSHPRERKNKDRPN comes from the coding sequence ATGACGTTGCTAGACGTGAAAAATATAGACATGCATTATGCTCAAAGACCAGCCCTATTTCAACGAAGACAAAAAATTCCTGTATTACAAAAGATGTCATTTTCACTTCAGGAGGGAGAATGTCTAGGAATCGTCGGTCAAAGTGGTTCAGGAAAAAGCACATTAGGACGCATTATTTTAGGGATTGAACGACCAACAAACGGAGAGCTGCTCTTTCAAGGTATCAATTTATACGAAGCACCCAGCAAAGAGAAAAAAATGATACGAAGAAATTTACAGGCTGTTTTTCAAAATAGCTATCATTCATTTAATCCAAAACAGACGATTTTCGAAATACTCGAAGAACCGTTTTTGAATTTCGAGCATTTTAGCAAAGCAGAGCGACAACAGAAGGTAAGGGAATTACTAGACTGTGTAGAGTTAGAGTGGGCAATGGCTCAAAACTATCCCTCACAGCTAAGTGGGGGACAGCAGCAACGAGTCAACATCGCTAGAGCTCTTGCATTAAAGCCGAAACTGATTGTTTTAGATGAGGCCATTAGTAGTCTTGATATGATTTTGCAAAAGACGATTATAGAACTATTACAATCACTGCAAAAAGAGCTACAGCTTGCTTATCTATTCATTTCACATGATTTACAAGCCACACGTTTTATGTCAGATCGCATCCTAGTGATGCAGCATGGTCAGCTCGTGGAGGAGATTGGGAAGGATGGAGCCTATCAGCATCCCGCTTCACAAGAATTATACAATGCTATTTTGCCATCACACCCGCGAGAAAGAAAAAATAAGGATAGACCAAATTAA
- a CDS encoding DUF2089 domain-containing protein, whose amino-acid sequence MAYQVITNCPVCSKTLKITKLQCSHCHTTIENEFELSKLASLSKDQLHFVEVFLTCRGNIKEVEKELGVSYPTVRGKLNDIISSLGYAQKKKNEVDEKKIVSMLENGEITTDEAIKLLKGE is encoded by the coding sequence ATGGCTTATCAAGTAATCACAAATTGCCCTGTCTGCAGTAAAACTTTGAAAATTACCAAGTTACAGTGTTCTCATTGTCACACGACGATTGAAAATGAATTTGAATTATCTAAGCTCGCATCTTTATCAAAGGATCAGCTTCATTTTGTGGAAGTATTTTTAACTTGTCGAGGAAACATTAAAGAGGTTGAAAAGGAACTGGGGGTTTCGTATCCAACAGTTCGTGGCAAGCTAAACGACATTATTTCATCCCTTGGCTATGCTCAAAAGAAGAAAAATGAAGTAGACGAGAAAAAAATTGTAAGCATGTTGGAAAATGGCGAAATCACAACGGATGAAGCCATAAAGCTTTTAAAAGGCGAATAG
- a CDS encoding SHOCT-like domain-containing protein codes for MKEEITKVLTMIQEGKIDADKGSELIQVLQQKEESGNKFVEKTKYLDKTLKVRVVSTENDNVTVNLPIKLVKAVLMAGHSIAASIPQSEKYVKDIDINLLLEAIENELDGQIVDIKSANGDTVAVFIE; via the coding sequence ATGAAAGAGGAAATTACAAAAGTGTTAACCATGATTCAAGAGGGGAAAATTGATGCGGATAAAGGTTCAGAGCTGATTCAAGTGTTACAACAGAAAGAAGAATCAGGAAACAAATTTGTGGAAAAAACAAAGTATTTAGATAAAACATTAAAGGTCCGTGTTGTATCCACCGAAAATGATAATGTCACGGTGAATTTGCCGATTAAACTTGTCAAAGCCGTACTCATGGCTGGACACAGCATCGCAGCGAGTATTCCACAATCGGAAAAATACGTGAAAGATATCGACATCAATCTTCTTCTTGAAGCGATCGAAAATGAACTAGATGGACAAATTGTAGATATAAAATCGGCAAACGGAGATACCGTTGCAGTCTTCATTGAATAG
- a CDS encoding NUDIX hydrolase: MGYISELRKHIGSRPIISIGATILVVNDDKQILFQHRSDTLDWGLPGGALELNETLEEAAARELHEETGLVANEFDLVGVFSGPDYYFQYPNGDEVYTVIHLYIAKNVRGILEIKDDESLKLTYFSKNELPDQLEKRTKLLLNNLEDTLWDFDSSFAKDIL; encoded by the coding sequence ATGGGATATATTTCAGAGTTAAGGAAACACATCGGTAGTAGACCAATTATCAGTATTGGGGCGACCATTCTTGTGGTTAACGATGACAAGCAAATTCTCTTTCAACATCGATCAGATACGTTGGATTGGGGATTACCTGGCGGTGCATTGGAACTAAACGAAACGTTAGAGGAAGCTGCTGCTCGTGAGCTTCATGAAGAAACAGGACTTGTAGCGAATGAATTTGACTTGGTGGGTGTTTTTTCAGGGCCAGATTATTATTTCCAATATCCAAATGGGGATGAAGTCTATACAGTTATTCATCTTTATATTGCGAAAAATGTAAGGGGTATATTGGAGATAAAGGATGATGAGAGCTTGAAACTTACCTATTTCAGTAAAAATGAGCTACCAGATCAACTTGAGAAAAGAACGAAACTGCTATTAAACAATCTGGAAGATACATTGTGGGATTTCGATAGTTCTTTTGCAAAGGATATTCTTTAA
- the mmgD gene encoding citrate synthase, with product MELNYSPGLDGIIAAETKLSFLDTVGSQIVIRGYDLIELSQRYSYLDIVYLLLHGEIPTTEQQADLQDKLKAHYQVPQELFQIFKLLPTETHAMDGLRTGISVLAGFDQHINDRSTEMNLSRAYRLLGGMPNIVANSYRVLNGQEVVEPDSQLSYSANFYYMITGRKPTALEEEIFDQSLVLYSEHEMPNSTFAARGVIASTQSDLYGALTGAVASLKGNLHGGANEAVMYMLLEAKTVEGFEALLKNKLQNKEKIMGFGHRVYMKKMDPRAQIMKEALHKLCLEQGDDRLYHMCEAGEKVMVQEKGLYPNLDYYAAPVYYMLGLPIEIYTPIFFGSRTIGLCAHVIEQHDNNRLFRPRVNYIGERHNLEELSV from the coding sequence ATGGAGTTAAATTATTCACCAGGTCTTGATGGAATCATTGCCGCTGAAACAAAGTTATCTTTTTTAGACACTGTAGGAAGTCAAATAGTTATTCGAGGCTATGACTTGATTGAATTATCTCAGCGATATTCGTATTTAGATATTGTTTACTTATTGCTGCATGGAGAAATACCAACTACCGAGCAACAGGCTGATCTACAGGACAAATTGAAAGCTCATTATCAGGTTCCACAAGAGCTATTTCAAATTTTTAAGCTATTGCCCACTGAAACACATGCGATGGATGGGCTTAGAACAGGAATTTCCGTTTTAGCAGGCTTTGATCAGCACATCAATGATCGTTCGACTGAAATGAATTTATCGCGAGCATATAGACTTTTAGGTGGTATGCCCAACATCGTAGCAAATAGCTATCGTGTATTAAATGGACAAGAGGTTGTCGAGCCGGATAGTCAACTTTCCTATAGTGCCAATTTTTATTACATGATTACGGGCAGAAAGCCAACTGCGTTAGAAGAAGAAATTTTTGATCAGTCACTCGTTTTATATAGTGAGCATGAGATGCCAAATTCGACATTTGCAGCTCGTGGTGTCATTGCTTCTACACAATCTGATTTGTATGGCGCTTTAACGGGAGCTGTCGCATCATTGAAAGGGAATTTACATGGAGGAGCTAACGAGGCAGTCATGTACATGCTTCTTGAAGCCAAAACAGTAGAAGGCTTTGAAGCATTGTTGAAAAACAAGCTACAAAATAAAGAAAAGATTATGGGCTTTGGCCACCGTGTCTATATGAAAAAGATGGACCCAAGAGCGCAAATTATGAAAGAAGCCTTGCACAAATTATGTTTAGAGCAAGGGGATGATCGCTTATATCACATGTGTGAAGCTGGTGAAAAAGTGATGGTACAGGAGAAAGGGTTGTATCCAAATTTAGATTATTATGCAGCACCCGTGTACTACATGCTTGGTTTGCCGATTGAAATCTATACGCCAATCTTCTTTGGCTCACGAACAATTGGCTTATGTGCCCATGTAATTGAGCAGCATGACAATAATCGATTATTTAGACCTCGTGTCAATTATATTGGCGAGCGTCATAACCTTGAAGAATTGTCGGTATAA